From a region of the Triticum aestivum cultivar Chinese Spring chromosome 7D, IWGSC CS RefSeq v2.1, whole genome shotgun sequence genome:
- the LOC123167388 gene encoding uncharacterized protein: MIPRIDLSDLRIITNHFSDTHKIGRGGYGEVYKAVYKKEEIAVKLLDSAKEIDDKQFMNELSNHMKVQHPNIVRLVGYCNEVTSEYIEQKDGPPVFGKHIYKVLCFEYMHGTSLDKHLYGNSLGHDWPTHYQIIKGTCEGLCYLHCGCERPILHLDLKPANILLDKRKNPKIADFGLSRIYTTSRTHVKVIGSVSGTTNYMAPEVRKEGVVSDKADVFSLGVTIIDVIGGSRGLETYHEHGAKKFVEYVCTYWRERDNTADLYQVETCTKIAICCVHTDRHQRPTMKEIMVNLNDMETQVLGKGLHTLTVNSSGRHVPNKLSSDNSGRGPLDVVIVYAFDCTDWTPAWYTVDNGIFWMVQEKLTHFPDSCMGYIYVMSTANTYTSDMKVVDSAETKETGYTGFARRRTTCTKNMASGLAEAHKMISSRGHHNGIILFFSDGLMNEGDFFDGTNNFISEVPVHTFTLAGDTYNNVLQSIAANSPGGKFHTKPVPERPNLSTPFSKLLDSLLGGTPEDVERPLGSISGRDPLDVVIVYAFDCTDSTPAWYTVDSGVFWLVQEKLTHYVDSCMGYIYVMSTPNTYTSDMKVVDSAETKETGYTGFARRRMTCTKNMASGLVEAHKMVSSRGYRNGIILFFSDGLINKGDFFDGTEKFVSTVPVHTFTLGGDAYNQGLQDIAKNSPGGTFTRLPVPERPHLSAPFSKLLDSLLGGTMD; encoded by the exons ATGATACCACGGATAGACTTATCGGATCTGAGAATAATTACCAACCATTTTTCGGACACCCATAAAATTGGAAGAGGTGGTTATGGAGAAGTTTACAAG GCAGTTTACAAGAAGGAAGAGATAGCAGTGAAGTTGCTTGATTCAGCCAAAGAAATTGACGACAAACAATTTATGAATGAACTCAGTAATCATATGAAGGTCCAACATCCAAACATTGTACGACTTGTTGGTTATTGTAATGAAGTGACCAGCGAATATATTGAGCAAAAGGATGGCCCTCCTGTTTTTGGTAAACACATATACAAAGTGCTCTGCTTCGAATATATGCACGGTACCAGCCTAGACAAGCATCTTTATG GAAATTCCCTGGGACATGACTGGCCCACGCATTACCAAATAATAAAAGGGACTTGTGAAGGCTTATGTTATCTTCACTGTGGGTGCGAGCGTCCAATCCTCCACCTGGATTTAAAGCCTGCCAACATATTACTTGACAAGCGCAAGAATCCAAAAATTGCGGATTTCGGATTGTCAAGGATCTACACAACAAGCCGTACCCATGTAAAAGTCATTGGTTCAGTTTCAGGGACAAC GAACTACATGGCGCCTGAAGTAAGAAAAGAGGGCGTGGTGTCAGATAAGGCTGATGTCTTTAGTTTAGGTGTTACAATCATAGATGTAATTGGAGGATCTCGCGGTTTAGAAACTTATCACGAACATGGCGCCAAGAAATTTGTTGAATAT GTATGTACATATTGGAGGGAGAGGGATAATACAGCAGATTTATATCAAGTAGAGACATGCACCAAAATTGCAATATGCTGTGTGCATACTGACAGACACCAGAGGCCCACAATGAAGGAGATTATGGTGAACTTGAATGATATGGAAACTCAGGTTTTGGGCAAG GGTCTCCATACCCTCACGGTGAATTCCTCTGGCCGCCATGTTCCAAACAAGCTCTCCAGTGACAATTCAG GAAGGGGGCCACTGGACGTTGTGATTGTGTATGCCTTTGATTGTACTGACTGGACCCCAGCCTGGTACACAGTGGATAATGGGATCTTTTGGATGGTGCAAGAGAAGCTGACCCACTTCCCCGATAGTTGCATGGGCTATATCTACGTCATGTCAACTGCTAACACATACACGTCAGACATGAAAGTAGTTGACTCGGCGGAGACAAAGGAAACTGGCTACACAGGATTCGCTAGGCGCAGGACGACCTGCACTAAGAACATGGCATCGGGCCTTGCAGAGGCGCATAAAATGATCAGCAGCCGTGGGCACCACAATGGCATTATCTTGTTCTTCTCTGATGGGTTGATGAACGAGGGTGACTTCTTTGATGGAACCAACAACTTCATCTCCGAAGTGCCCGTCCACACATTTACCCTTGCCGGGGACACTTATAACAAT GTTCTCCAATCCATTGCGGCAAAttctccaggagggaagtttcacACCAAGCCTGTTCCAGAAAGGCCAAATCTATCAACACCCTTCTCGAAGCTACTAGATAGCCTCCTTGGGGGCACCCCGGAGGATGTTGAGAGACCTCTTGGTTCCATttcag GAAGGGATCCACTAGATGTGGTGATCGTGTATGCCTTTGACTGCACAGACTCGACCCCAGCCTGGTACACGGTGGATAGTGGGGTCTTTTGGTTGGTGCAAGAGAAGCTCACCCACTATGTTGACAGTTGCATGGGTTACATCTACGTCATGTCGACCCCAAACACATACACATCGGACATGAAAGTAGTTGACTCAGCCGAGACAAAGGAAACTGGCTACACTGGATTCGCCAGGCGCAGGATGACGTGCACTAAAAACATGGCATCAGGCCTTGTTGAGGCACATAAAATGGTCAGCAGCCGCGGTTACCGCAACggcatcatcttgttcttctctgATGGATTGATAAACAAGGGTGACTTCTTTGATGGAACAGAGAAATTCGTCTCTACAGTGCCTGTTCACACATTTACCCTTGGTGGGGACGCGTATAACCAG GGTCTCCAAGACATTGCGAAAAATTCTCCAGGTGGAACTTTCACCCGCCTTCCAGTTCCTGAAAGACCGCATCTGTCGGCGCCCTTTTCCAAACTACTGGATAGCCTCCTCGGCGGCACCATGGACTGA